A part of Lactobacillus sp. ESL0700 genomic DNA contains:
- a CDS encoding cupin domain-containing protein: MNTKEDYIKQLDLEPHAEGGWFKDISHSPDKYFAPESNGERYRYTSIEFLLDATSPSHLHKLNHDEIWFYHDGQPITIHCISETGKYWTVKLGKDIKNGEVLQYSVPQNTIFGAEVEGGEGFCLVSCVVAPGFDYHDFILYRRQELLTKYPKLTDVITRMTVAEK; encoded by the coding sequence ATGAATACTAAGGAAGATTATATTAAGCAACTTGACTTGGAGCCGCACGCTGAAGGTGGCTGGTTTAAAGATATTTCTCATAGTCCGGACAAGTATTTTGCGCCAGAAAGCAATGGCGAACGTTACCGCTACACCTCAATTGAGTTTTTACTTGATGCCACAAGTCCATCACATTTACATAAGTTAAATCACGATGAAATCTGGTTTTATCATGATGGTCAGCCGATTACAATCCATTGTATTAGTGAGACTGGTAAATACTGGACGGTAAAATTGGGCAAAGACATTAAAAATGGCGAGGTTTTGCAATACAGTGTGCCGCAGAATACGATTTTTGGGGCTGAGGTAGAAGGCGGCGAAGGCTTTTGCCTTGTAAGTTGCGTGGTAGCGCCGGGATTTGATTATCATGACTTCATTTTATATCGTCGGCAAGAATTGCTAACCAAGTATCCTAAATTAACTGATGTCATTACGCGAATGACAGTTGCAGAAAAATAG
- a CDS encoding PTS sugar transporter subunit IIB — protein sequence MIVQVRVDDRLIHGQVALVWSRELNASAILVANDGAAENDVAQMTMKMAMPSDKKLLIRGIKDSISVLNDPRGKNMRIFVVTNCVKDAYEIARNVDQVEQVNVANAGRFDQTDKSKIIRFNSAIALNPDEIIKLKELDNLSDVETFSQGLPTSEKLTIPQLINGKA from the coding sequence ATGATAGTACAGGTTAGAGTAGATGATAGATTGATTCATGGACAAGTAGCACTTGTATGGAGTAGAGAATTGAATGCTTCTGCAATTTTAGTTGCCAATGATGGTGCAGCTGAAAATGATGTTGCTCAAATGACAATGAAAATGGCAATGCCTAGTGATAAAAAATTATTGATTCGTGGTATTAAAGATTCTATTAGTGTTTTAAATGATCCACGAGGAAAAAATATGAGAATTTTTGTGGTGACTAATTGTGTTAAAGATGCTTATGAAATTGCAAGAAATGTTGATCAAGTGGAGCAAGTCAATGTAGCAAATGCGGGAAGATTTGATCAAACTGATAAATCAAAGATTATTAGATTTAATTCGGCAATAGCACTTAATCCTGATGAAATTATTAAGCTAAAGGAATTAGATAATTTATCTGATGTTGAGACATTTTCGCAAGGATTACCTACTTCTGAAAAGCTAACAATTCCCCAGCTGATTAATGGTAAAGCTTAA
- a CDS encoding PTS sugar transporter subunit IIC, which translates to MLKAALIAMLVMLLCYAGSYLTGNSYIDRPIVIGAVAGLFLGNLKLGLTIGATLEAVFMGALNVGGVISSEPAIATVLAVTFAVTTNISQKAAVTLTIPIGVLAAFVLLALKNGVMIIFAPILDKLAATNNQKGLIFIHFLSWFIYYGIYAVMTFIGVYAGSSAISSLVKFIPQNLMAGLNTAGGLLPAVGFATLMKILWDNKLAVFYLLGFVLTIYLNLPAVAIACIGIAIVVVMAFRDKDILDLKKKKSAMTTKVNSSLDQKQQEEEDFFA; encoded by the coding sequence ATGTTAAAAGCAGCATTAATTGCTATGTTAGTTATGCTTCTTTGTTATGCAGGAAGCTATTTAACAGGCAATAGTTATATTGATCGTCCAATTGTGATAGGCGCTGTAGCAGGACTATTTTTGGGAAATTTAAAACTTGGTTTAACAATTGGGGCTACCCTAGAAGCCGTATTTATGGGAGCGCTAAATGTTGGTGGTGTAATTTCATCTGAGCCGGCTATTGCAACAGTATTAGCTGTAACTTTTGCGGTAACAACGAATATTAGTCAAAAGGCAGCAGTTACGTTAACTATACCAATAGGTGTTTTAGCAGCTTTTGTTTTATTAGCATTGAAAAATGGTGTCATGATTATTTTTGCACCTATTTTGGATAAATTAGCAGCAACTAATAACCAAAAAGGCTTAATCTTCATTCATTTTTTATCCTGGTTTATTTATTATGGGATTTATGCAGTAATGACTTTTATAGGCGTTTATGCTGGCTCTTCTGCAATAAGCTCACTAGTCAAATTTATTCCTCAAAATTTAATGGCAGGATTAAATACTGCAGGTGGATTATTACCGGCTGTTGGATTCGCAACGCTAATGAAAATATTGTGGGATAATAAACTAGCAGTATTTTATTTGCTAGGATTTGTATTAACTATTTATTTGAATTTACCAGCAGTGGCAATTGCATGTATTGGTATTGCCATAGTGGTTGTAATGGCATTTCGTGACAAAGATATTTTGGATTTAAAGAAGAAAAAATCTGCTATGACAACAAAAGTAAACAGTAGTTTAGACCAAAAACAACAAGAAGAGGAGGACTTTTTCGCATGA
- a CDS encoding L-lactate dehydrogenase has protein sequence MMSKIGIIGDGHVGCTVAHQLIVSGLVDDLVLIDENEGKVKADALDFEDAMANLHYHANITVNDYAALGDADIIISAMGNIKLSAKDRFGELRYNKPRMAAVTDGIKKSGFNGIIICISNPVDVITGLYQELTGLPKNHVFGTGTLLDTARMKRAVGKKTGVDPRSVIGFTLGEHGDSQFTAWSTVKVLEKPFIETAKKNSWSLDEMNEEIKQGGYTVYAGKQYTNFGISAAAVRLVEAVLSDSRTEMPVSNYQEEYGTYMSYPAVVGRDGIVQKVELNLTDEEKKQLKQTADTIKEKAKKEI, from the coding sequence ATTATGAGCAAAATAGGTATTATCGGTGATGGTCATGTAGGTTGTACTGTTGCACACCAGCTGATTGTTTCTGGATTAGTAGACGATTTGGTATTGATTGATGAAAACGAAGGCAAAGTTAAGGCAGATGCACTTGACTTTGAAGACGCAATGGCAAACTTGCACTATCATGCCAATATTACGGTTAATGACTATGCGGCCCTTGGGGATGCAGACATCATTATTAGTGCAATGGGCAATATTAAGTTGTCCGCAAAAGATCGCTTTGGCGAGTTACGTTATAATAAGCCGCGTATGGCTGCAGTTACTGATGGCATTAAGAAGAGCGGGTTCAATGGGATTATTATTTGTATTTCCAACCCCGTTGACGTAATTACAGGTTTGTATCAAGAGTTGACGGGGTTGCCGAAGAATCATGTTTTTGGGACAGGAACTTTGCTTGATACCGCTCGGATGAAGCGCGCTGTTGGTAAAAAGACGGGCGTTGATCCACGTTCAGTTATTGGCTTTACACTTGGCGAACACGGTGACTCGCAATTTACTGCTTGGTCAACGGTTAAAGTTTTGGAAAAGCCATTCATTGAAACTGCTAAGAAGAATTCTTGGAGTTTGGATGAGATGAACGAAGAAATCAAGCAAGGTGGCTACACGGTTTATGCAGGTAAGCAATACACTAACTTTGGTATTTCTGCCGCTGCTGTTCGCTTGGTTGAAGCTGTCTTGAGCGACTCACGTACAGAAATGCCAGTATCCAATTATCAAGAAGAATACGGAACATACATGTCCTATCCTGCAGTAGTTGGTCGGGATGGTATCGTGCAAAAGGTTGAATTGAATCTGACTGATGAGGAAAAGAAACAACTGAAGCAAACTGCCGACACTATTAAGGAAAAGGCAAAGAAAGAAATTTAG
- a CDS encoding HAD-IA family hydrolase has protein sequence MIKTILFDWDGTLLNSNDLINESNMYALNKYGDHTFTVDEVKPFNGRHLIDVYRELYPGLEDEILYTYNTYSDLRHDQSVRLFPDVKEVLQKLKKLGCHLGVVSMKRKYMVNHGLNLFNLTSVFDVVIGGDECKKRKPDAEPILIAMRKINANPKETLMIGDNWQDIESANNAHTRSVFVTWSQKNYEQIRPYQPTYCIDRMPDLLQIVKEEK, from the coding sequence ATGATTAAGACAATTTTATTTGATTGGGATGGAACACTTTTAAATAGTAATGATTTGATTAATGAATCGAATATGTATGCACTTAATAAATACGGTGATCACACTTTTACTGTAGATGAAGTTAAACCCTTTAATGGAAGACACTTAATAGATGTATATCGTGAATTATATCCAGGGTTAGAAGATGAAATATTATATACCTACAATACATATAGTGATTTACGACATGATCAAAGTGTTCGATTATTTCCAGATGTTAAAGAAGTTTTACAGAAATTAAAAAAATTAGGATGTCATTTGGGAGTAGTTTCGATGAAACGTAAGTATATGGTTAATCATGGGCTGAATTTATTTAATTTAACTTCTGTATTTGATGTTGTAATTGGTGGTGATGAATGCAAAAAGAGAAAACCTGATGCCGAACCAATATTAATTGCAATGCGAAAAATAAACGCCAATCCTAAAGAAACTTTGATGATTGGTGACAATTGGCAGGATATTGAATCTGCTAATAATGCTCATACGCGCAGCGTGTTTGTTACTTGGTCGCAAAAAAATTATGAACAGATTCGCCCGTATCAACCAACTTATTGTATTGACAGAATGCCGGATTTATTACAAATAGTAAAGGAGGAAAAGTAA
- the rpoN gene encoding RNA polymerase factor sigma-54, which translates to MARLQKMVLKPKEQLVTRLFLSPKLKQNLAVLSYSTYDLVNVMKDLAESDPFVSLKQPQNSEHSLEWLRTPKGENLVDHLLMQVELNNWRSKEKQAVKLLIYNLDQDGYLRVDLPDLATQTEFLVAELIHARDLLQELDPCGIGASDLAECLLLQAKRQSDFNPIAIELLTNKQLTLLADKQNWPNSSYSQEQLQQALSSIQTLNPLPASQFINDTNTQYLIPDLIYRLNDGRLTIESFQNQIPEILFDERSFSKLKKQSEQKQYFSEQKQRYVELKAAIMHRHQTLMRLGKFVGEQQYAFLTTLEKEQLRPLGLKEAARELNLAPSTISRAIKDKYIQCQNKIFSLKLLFPRAVTADLSQAKIEYDLMQLIKNEDHANPLSDQQLVEQFAAKGINLSRRVITKYRQKLNIANSYHRKTK; encoded by the coding sequence ATGGCACGATTGCAAAAAATGGTTTTAAAACCAAAAGAGCAGCTTGTCACGCGGCTTTTTTTGTCACCCAAATTAAAGCAAAATTTGGCAGTTCTGTCATACAGTACATATGACCTAGTTAATGTAATGAAGGACTTAGCAGAAAGTGATCCGTTTGTATCACTAAAGCAGCCGCAGAATAGTGAACATAGTTTAGAATGGCTGCGAACGCCAAAAGGAGAAAATTTAGTTGATCATTTATTAATGCAGGTTGAGCTAAATAATTGGCGCAGCAAGGAAAAGCAAGCAGTTAAATTATTAATTTACAATTTAGACCAGGATGGATATTTGCGAGTTGACCTGCCTGATCTTGCTACGCAAACGGAATTTCTTGTTGCGGAATTAATTCACGCCCGCGATTTACTACAAGAGCTTGATCCATGTGGTATTGGTGCAAGTGACTTAGCGGAATGCTTGTTATTGCAGGCAAAAAGGCAGTCTGATTTTAATCCGATTGCCATAGAATTGTTGACCAATAAGCAATTGACACTATTAGCAGATAAACAAAATTGGCCAAATAGTAGTTATTCGCAGGAGCAACTGCAGCAGGCATTAAGCAGTATTCAAACGCTAAATCCGCTGCCGGCGAGTCAGTTTATTAATGATACCAACACGCAATATCTAATTCCCGACCTGATTTACCGGCTAAATGACGGTCGTTTAACAATTGAGAGCTTTCAAAATCAAATCCCTGAAATTTTATTTGATGAGCGTAGTTTTTCTAAATTAAAGAAGCAGTCTGAGCAAAAGCAATATTTTTCTGAACAAAAACAGCGCTATGTTGAATTAAAAGCCGCTATTATGCATCGCCACCAAACATTAATGCGGTTAGGAAAATTTGTTGGTGAGCAGCAGTATGCTTTTTTGACTACTCTTGAAAAAGAGCAACTGCGACCATTGGGGTTAAAAGAGGCAGCTCGCGAGTTGAATTTAGCCCCAAGCACTATCAGTCGAGCAATTAAAGATAAGTACATTCAATGTCAAAATAAAATTTTTAGCTTGAAGCTGCTGTTTCCGCGAGCAGTCACAGCTGACTTGTCTCAGGCAAAGATTGAATACGACTTAATGCAGCTGATTAAGAACGAAGACCATGCTAATCCCTTGAGTGATCAACAGTTAGTTGAGCAATTTGCGGCCAAAGGAATCAACCTAAGTCGACGCGTAATTACAAAATATCGCCAAAAATTAAATATTGCTAACAGTTATCACCGCAAAACAAAATAA
- a CDS encoding sigma 54-interacting transcriptional regulator, translating into MSIAEKRVYDELAKQASEHAIPTLQLAENLKLSRSVVSHYLNKLLKEHKVRKIAGRPVKWEITEHLSPDFSQVFTDFIGYKGSMKHIIDQVKAAVVYPPNGLNILITGHSGVGKSYLANKIYRYSISKQIKKVGAPYITFNCANYADNPELISSTLFGYVKGAFTGANEETEGLLKQANGGFLFLDEVHRLSSENQEKLFSFIDTGKFYKVGDNIHAEKTNVRLIMATTENPDKVLLTTFLRRIPVKIKLPDYIDRPIDERLELLKLLVYKEARKINKSICVDQHVVSTLLQIKHAGNIGYIKNIIQLACASAYNRDLNLPTINVTVSNLSLNNLPKYYNWGTILVDPNEKIKFISQYDFSIELDDLKISIHRLAENYSLKKLRACQTKLQNLNSINNKIEFETGLHIQHQRIFSEIIQKRYGLNMATSIEPLIFILYKNHFKITKIDRESLTKIFSKKLSRSFHIADIFYQQLPILDKISKNSLVIIFTILISQFVDENIKLRALMVAHGENTATSIQTVVNSLCENYIFDAIDMPIDADVSSIIKEANKLIDSFNTTNGFVLMIDMGSLEQLYSKINSHLDGDLLVINNLTTLTALDVAIKIKQNTPFKKIAEKADQDYAIEAKYYEGFSQLPNILVSCVSGLGIAEKVSEIIRPFMPANIKIIAISYDSLKEKIMRKEWSYFDRTLFVLTTIDITKDVKFKHMNLYNLLDASGEEKLRDWLTPYLSSEQIINFNNQIVRFFSKEGIAERLSFLNPDVVIGEVETIINKYELLYKVKFDGKFKLNLYMHIALMIERLMLHNSSVSVEKSVSKKEAKFFKITHSVFQPIEIKYNIRITASEMNILYELFSQFI; encoded by the coding sequence ATGAGTATAGCAGAAAAACGAGTTTATGATGAATTAGCAAAACAAGCTTCTGAGCATGCTATTCCTACTCTTCAATTAGCAGAGAATTTAAAATTATCTAGATCTGTAGTTAGTCACTATCTTAATAAGTTATTAAAAGAACATAAAGTAAGGAAAATTGCGGGTAGACCTGTAAAATGGGAAATAACAGAGCATCTATCTCCTGATTTTTCTCAGGTTTTTACTGATTTTATAGGATATAAGGGCTCAATGAAACATATCATTGATCAGGTTAAAGCAGCAGTAGTATATCCTCCAAATGGATTAAATATTTTAATTACAGGTCATTCAGGTGTTGGCAAAAGTTATTTGGCAAATAAAATTTATCGTTATTCTATAAGCAAACAAATTAAAAAAGTTGGTGCACCATATATTACTTTTAATTGTGCTAATTATGCTGATAATCCAGAATTAATTTCTAGTACTTTGTTTGGATATGTGAAAGGCGCTTTTACAGGGGCAAATGAAGAAACTGAAGGGCTTTTAAAACAAGCCAATGGTGGATTCTTATTTTTAGATGAAGTTCATCGTTTAAGTAGTGAAAATCAAGAAAAATTGTTTAGTTTTATTGATACAGGTAAATTTTATAAAGTAGGTGATAATATTCATGCTGAAAAAACTAATGTTCGATTGATAATGGCAACTACGGAAAATCCAGATAAGGTCTTATTGACAACATTTTTAAGGCGAATACCAGTAAAAATAAAATTACCTGATTATATAGATCGACCAATTGATGAGCGATTAGAATTATTGAAGTTACTTGTTTATAAAGAAGCAAGAAAAATAAATAAAAGTATCTGTGTCGATCAGCATGTCGTTTCTACATTATTACAAATAAAGCATGCAGGAAATATTGGATATATTAAGAATATTATTCAACTTGCTTGTGCATCGGCATATAATCGTGATTTAAATTTGCCCACAATTAATGTAACTGTTTCTAATCTATCTTTGAATAATTTGCCTAAATATTATAATTGGGGAACTATTTTAGTTGATCCAAATGAAAAAATAAAATTTATTTCACAATATGATTTTTCGATAGAATTAGATGATTTAAAAATATCAATTCATCGGTTAGCAGAAAATTATTCATTAAAAAAGTTACGAGCTTGTCAAACAAAACTTCAAAATTTAAATAGTATAAATAATAAAATTGAATTTGAGACGGGGCTTCATATACAACATCAACGTATTTTTTCAGAAATTATTCAAAAGAGGTATGGATTAAATATGGCAACATCAATTGAGCCACTGATATTCATATTATATAAAAACCACTTTAAGATTACGAAAATAGATAGAGAAAGTTTAACTAAAATTTTTTCAAAGAAGTTATCACGTTCATTTCATATAGCAGATATTTTTTATCAACAATTACCAATATTGGATAAAATAAGCAAAAATTCTTTAGTGATAATTTTTACTATCTTAATAAGTCAATTTGTTGATGAAAATATCAAATTGCGCGCTTTAATGGTTGCACATGGAGAAAATACTGCTACTAGTATTCAGACCGTCGTTAATTCCTTATGTGAAAATTATATTTTTGATGCGATTGATATGCCTATTGATGCTGATGTTTCTTCTATTATTAAAGAGGCAAATAAATTAATAGACAGTTTCAACACAACTAATGGTTTTGTGTTAATGATAGATATGGGCTCATTAGAACAGCTTTATTCTAAAATCAATTCACATCTAGATGGTGATTTGTTAGTAATCAATAATTTAACTACCCTGACAGCACTTGATGTTGCGATTAAAATTAAACAGAATACACCATTTAAAAAGATTGCTGAAAAAGCAGACCAAGATTATGCAATTGAAGCAAAATATTATGAGGGCTTTTCTCAATTACCTAATATTTTGGTTTCATGCGTTTCGGGGCTAGGAATTGCTGAAAAAGTAAGTGAAATAATTAGACCATTTATGCCAGCCAATATTAAGATAATTGCAATTAGTTATGATTCGTTGAAAGAAAAAATCATGAGAAAGGAATGGTCATATTTTGATCGTACGCTTTTTGTGTTGACAACAATTGATATTACTAAAGATGTGAAGTTTAAACATATGAATTTATATAATTTGCTGGATGCAAGTGGTGAAGAAAAATTACGTGATTGGTTGACTCCATATTTGTCGTCAGAACAAATAATAAATTTTAATAATCAAATTGTTCGTTTCTTTTCTAAAGAGGGAATCGCTGAGAGATTAAGCTTTTTAAATCCTGATGTAGTTATTGGTGAAGTAGAAACAATTATTAATAAATATGAATTGCTTTATAAAGTGAAATTTGATGGTAAATTCAAGCTTAATTTATATATGCATATCGCATTGATGATTGAACGGCTAATGCTTCATAATTCATCAGTTAGTGTGGAAAAATCTGTGTCTAAAAAAGAAGCAAAATTTTTCAAAATAACTCATAGTGTTTTTCAACCAATTGAAATAAAATACAACATTAGAATTACGGCTTCAGAAATGAATATTTTATATGAGTTGTTTAGTCAATTTATTTAA
- a CDS encoding aldo/keto reductase, with protein sequence MKQIKIGQTNFTGSAIALGIMRMNALTTDEAVTALETAHDVGINYIDSADIYGHGKSEEVFGKAFKQSSLTRDDFYIQSKTGIYENPELDYKTTRYDFSKKHIIEAVDGILSRMGIDYLDSLLLHRPDALMDPAEIGAAFDELQAAGKVRHFGVSNFNPMQVALLQQGISQKLLINQLQFSVMHTGPVDFGIHTNMTDARSIDHDRGVLDYSRLHNMTVQSWSPFQYGQIEGNFINNPKFPEVNAALQKLADQKGVSKNAIAAAWILRHPAKIQVVIGTMNPEHIIDSAKGADISLTAQEWYDIYLAAGNDLP encoded by the coding sequence ATGAAACAAATTAAAATTGGTCAAACAAACTTTACTGGCTCGGCCATTGCTTTAGGTATTATGCGGATGAATGCACTCACGACTGATGAGGCCGTGACTGCTTTAGAAACAGCGCATGATGTCGGGATTAATTATATTGACTCAGCCGATATTTACGGTCATGGCAAGTCCGAAGAAGTCTTTGGCAAGGCATTTAAGCAATCGTCATTAACCCGCGATGATTTTTACATTCAATCTAAAACTGGTATTTACGAAAATCCGGAGTTAGATTACAAAACTACCCGTTATGATTTTTCAAAAAAGCATATCATTGAGGCTGTTGATGGCATTTTAAGCAGAATGGGAATTGATTACCTTGATAGCTTGTTATTGCATCGGCCTGATGCCTTAATGGATCCAGCCGAAATCGGTGCTGCGTTTGATGAATTACAAGCTGCAGGAAAAGTGCGCCACTTCGGCGTTTCTAACTTTAACCCGATGCAAGTTGCACTATTGCAACAAGGCATCAGCCAAAAACTGCTGATTAACCAACTGCAATTTAGCGTCATGCACACTGGACCAGTCGACTTTGGTATCCACACGAATATGACCGATGCGCGCAGCATTGACCACGATCGCGGCGTACTTGATTATTCGCGCCTGCATAATATGACCGTTCAGTCATGGTCACCATTTCAATATGGACAAATTGAGGGCAACTTTATCAACAATCCTAAGTTTCCTGAAGTAAATGCGGCCTTACAAAAATTAGCCGACCAAAAAGGGGTTTCCAAGAATGCCATTGCGGCGGCATGGATTTTGCGCCATCCTGCTAAAATTCAAGTTGTTATCGGTACAATGAACCCAGAACATATCATCGATAGTGCTAAGGGAGCCGACATCAGCTTAACCGCACAAGAGTGGTACGATATTTATTTAGCAGCCGGCAATGATTTGCCATAA
- a CDS encoding PTS system mannose/fructose/sorbose family transporter subunit IID, whose protein sequence is MKITENLSKEEKKMLNSMSLRSFAMHADRMGPSKFHASGFTFCMLPAINKFYKTTKDKEAALTRHVQWYNCTPHAENLILGIVASMEKEKSLRGDDFDDQSITAVKTSLMGPLSGIGDTFFQGILRVIAASIGIGLSMQGSIMGPILFLLIYNIPAVFLSFYLTYVGYSLGSTFIQRVYESGGMQILTKAASTLGLLMMGCMTAMNVKFKTTIALSIGKGKPIALQGYLDQLFKGLVPLLITVGCFYLLRKRVNINWVMLGIFILSIVLGLIGVV, encoded by the coding sequence ATGAAAATAACAGAAAATTTATCAAAAGAAGAAAAGAAAATGTTAAATTCGATGTCGCTACGTTCGTTTGCGATGCATGCTGATCGAATGGGACCCTCAAAATTCCATGCCAGTGGGTTTACATTTTGTATGTTACCGGCAATTAACAAATTCTATAAGACAACAAAAGATAAGGAAGCAGCTTTAACAAGGCATGTACAATGGTATAATTGTACTCCTCATGCGGAAAACTTAATTTTAGGTATTGTTGCATCAATGGAAAAAGAAAAGAGTCTTCGAGGCGATGACTTTGATGATCAATCGATCACTGCCGTAAAAACTTCACTGATGGGACCATTATCTGGAATTGGAGATACTTTTTTTCAAGGAATTCTTAGAGTTATTGCAGCAAGCATTGGGATAGGTCTTTCAATGCAGGGCTCGATTATGGGACCAATTTTATTTCTACTTATTTATAATATACCAGCTGTTTTCTTGTCATTTTATTTAACGTATGTAGGTTATAGCCTAGGCTCAACATTTATTCAGCGTGTATATGAGAGTGGTGGCATGCAAATTCTGACTAAGGCTGCAAGTACCTTGGGATTACTTATGATGGGCTGTATGACCGCAATGAACGTTAAGTTTAAAACTACAATTGCATTAAGTATTGGTAAAGGAAAGCCAATTGCTCTACAAGGATACTTAGATCAATTATTTAAAGGCTTAGTTCCACTTTTGATTACAGTTGGATGTTTTTATCTTTTACGTAAAAGAGTTAATATTAACTGGGTTATGTTGGGAATATTTATATTGTCAATCGTTTTAGGATTAATTGGTGTAGTATAA
- a CDS encoding helix-turn-helix domain-containing protein — translation MIKFAEQLKTYRKSNALSQDELAAKLLISRQAVSKWESGDSTPDLDNVVKLAEIFNVSLDDLVLGIKTDSRIDETQFVFNPQKNKYVRRYGTMNFWDFLSHFWWLLIIFTIVLLFKL, via the coding sequence ATGATTAAATTTGCAGAACAATTAAAAACTTATCGTAAAAGTAATGCTCTGTCTCAGGATGAACTTGCAGCTAAATTACTTATTAGTAGACAAGCTGTTTCTAAATGGGAATCTGGTGATTCAACACCTGATTTAGATAATGTAGTTAAGTTAGCAGAAATTTTTAATGTTAGCCTTGATGATTTGGTATTAGGTATAAAGACAGATTCGAGAATAGATGAAACGCAGTTTGTCTTTAATCCACAAAAAAATAAATATGTTCGGCGCTATGGTACGATGAATTTTTGGGATTTCTTAAGTCATTTTTGGTGGTTACTTATCATATTCACAATTGTGCTACTTTTTAAGCTTTAG
- a CDS encoding class II aldolase/adducin family protein translates to MKYPAGRIPFEYEREDLAKVVREVMERRDTNIVGGNISIKVQDEAGKDYYVMTPTMMSEAYMGYLNADQILVIEPHTRKVISGNGKVTREINMHEAIYDTNPDIKCVFHSHADQCMFWGTSGLNMPNVTEATQKLKEIRTLDWHPMCTEELAQYVAGEIKKLGSKALRNGFILNSHGTLFTSGGKDMDPLTALHKSLADVDITEYNAKVAYKQTVFQKIGVLDGYYSEGTKIGTWEDVKAGKALYNKKTAQNKKGD, encoded by the coding sequence ATGAAATATCCTGCAGGAAGAATTCCTTTTGAATATGAACGTGAAGATTTAGCAAAAGTAGTTCGAGAAGTAATGGAACGTCGTGATACTAATATTGTCGGTGGAAATATTAGTATTAAAGTTCAAGACGAAGCTGGTAAAGATTACTATGTAATGACACCAACAATGATGTCAGAAGCATATATGGGCTATTTAAATGCTGATCAAATTTTAGTAATTGAACCACATACTCGTAAAGTTATTTCTGGAAATGGTAAGGTAACTCGTGAAATTAATATGCACGAAGCAATTTATGATACTAATCCAGATATTAAATGTGTCTTTCATTCTCATGCTGATCAATGTATGTTTTGGGGTACAAGTGGTTTGAATATGCCTAATGTTACAGAAGCTACGCAAAAGTTGAAAGAAATAAGAACACTAGATTGGCATCCAATGTGTACAGAAGAATTGGCGCAGTATGTTGCGGGAGAAATTAAAAAACTAGGTTCAAAAGCTTTACGAAATGGTTTTATCCTAAACTCACATGGTACTTTGTTTACATCGGGTGGAAAGGATATGGATCCGCTAACTGCGTTACATAAGTCTTTAGCTGACGTAGATATTACTGAATATAATGCTAAGGTTGCATATAAGCAAACTGTATTTCAAAAAATCGGTGTCCTAGACGGATATTATTCCGAAGGTACAAAAATTGGTACTTGGGAAGATGTTAAAGCTGGTAAAGCACTTTATAACAAAAAAACAGCCCAAAATAAAAAGGGCGACTAA
- a CDS encoding PTS mannose transporter subunit IIA has protein sequence MKKILLASHGKLASGIRSSIKILTGREKNLRVIDAYVDDSDFTGQIIDFIASIDANDQGFIFTDIYGGSVNQKVVSEVINSGKKNIYVITGMNLPIVLSILLATGNISMHNLQEMINDSQLKIVEVKVNKNKEDDFF, from the coding sequence ATGAAAAAAATTCTATTGGCATCACATGGTAAATTAGCTAGTGGTATTAGAAGTTCTATTAAAATTTTAACTGGTAGGGAAAAGAACCTTAGAGTTATTGATGCTTATGTTGATGATTCAGACTTTACAGGTCAAATTATTGATTTTATAGCTAGTATAGATGCAAATGATCAGGGATTTATTTTTACTGATATTTATGGGGGAAGTGTTAATCAAAAAGTTGTGTCAGAAGTTATAAATTCAGGTAAGAAAAATATTTATGTAATTACGGGAATGAACTTACCGATTGTTTTATCAATATTATTAGCGACAGGTAATATTTCAATGCATAACTTACAAGAAATGATTAATGATAGTCAACTAAAAATAGTAGAGGTTAAAGTAAATAAAAATAAAGAAGATGACTTTTTTTAA